Proteins co-encoded in one Gemmatimonadaceae bacterium genomic window:
- a CDS encoding FAD-dependent oxidoreductase: protein MSTASPPSTPPRPPTDVGNPQYYHKVVDCQYACPAHTNVPEYIRLIAQGRYTESYLLNRQSNVFPGILGRTCDRPCEPACRRGRVDGKPVAICRLKRVAADLRDDDISEFLPKAPAKKNGKRVALIGAGPASLTVANDLMPLGYEVVILEKIAEPGGLMRINIPSFRLPASVLDEEVGYILGMGVDIRYNTPVTSMRDLLAQGFDAVFVGSGAPHGKNLDLPGRAEAAANIHIGIEWLASAHFGHIEKIGKRVLIIGVGNTAMDCCRTSRRLGGTDVKVIARRGRKYFKASPWELEDAEEEGVHIVENHAPKRFVVENGKLVGMEMDVLRWTEENGKQKSEVVETVTLPCDDVILAIGQENAFPWIERDIGLDFDKHGMPVVDRSTFQSTKPGVFFGGDAAWGPENIIWAVEHGHQAAISINNHCQGTSLADRPADGMNLVSSKVGMHSWSYSNDYSSAQRMKMKHEDLATRFKGLGVEVELGFNAEQTAAEVQRCLNCDVQTNFTASLCIECDACIDVCPENCLTIIPQDEAGDDIRQHLSAPATNLSQDVYTSAPLPQTKRIMVKDEDVCLHCGLCAERCPTAAWDMSKFELLIPYAH, encoded by the coding sequence GTGTCCACCGCTTCCCCACCGTCGACGCCTCCCCGTCCGCCTACGGACGTCGGCAATCCTCAGTACTACCATAAGGTTGTGGATTGCCAGTACGCCTGTCCGGCGCACACCAACGTGCCGGAATACATCAGGCTGATCGCTCAGGGCCGATACACCGAGTCGTACCTCCTCAATCGCCAATCCAACGTCTTTCCCGGCATCCTTGGGCGCACGTGTGACCGACCGTGCGAGCCGGCCTGCCGCCGCGGACGAGTCGATGGAAAGCCGGTCGCGATCTGCCGGTTGAAACGAGTCGCCGCCGACCTTCGCGACGACGACATCAGTGAGTTTCTGCCCAAGGCGCCGGCGAAGAAAAACGGAAAGCGCGTGGCGCTGATCGGCGCGGGGCCAGCGTCCCTCACCGTCGCGAACGATCTCATGCCGCTCGGCTACGAGGTCGTGATCCTCGAGAAGATCGCCGAGCCGGGCGGCCTGATGCGGATCAACATTCCTTCATTCCGCCTGCCGGCGAGCGTGCTCGACGAGGAGGTCGGCTACATCCTCGGCATGGGCGTCGACATCCGGTACAACACGCCCGTGACGAGCATGCGCGACTTGCTCGCGCAGGGTTTCGACGCGGTGTTCGTCGGGAGCGGCGCGCCGCACGGCAAGAATCTCGATCTGCCGGGGCGTGCGGAAGCCGCGGCCAACATACATATAGGTATCGAGTGGCTCGCGTCCGCCCACTTCGGACACATCGAGAAGATCGGCAAGCGCGTGCTCATCATCGGCGTCGGAAACACGGCGATGGATTGCTGCCGCACGTCGCGTCGCCTCGGCGGCACCGACGTAAAAGTCATCGCGCGCCGCGGACGCAAGTACTTCAAGGCGTCGCCGTGGGAGCTCGAGGACGCCGAGGAAGAGGGCGTCCACATCGTCGAGAACCACGCGCCGAAACGCTTCGTCGTCGAGAACGGGAAACTCGTCGGCATGGAGATGGACGTCCTCCGCTGGACCGAGGAGAACGGCAAGCAGAAGAGCGAGGTCGTCGAGACGGTGACCTTGCCGTGCGACGACGTGATCCTCGCGATCGGCCAGGAGAACGCGTTCCCGTGGATCGAGCGCGACATCGGTCTCGACTTCGATAAGCACGGGATGCCCGTCGTCGATCGTTCGACGTTCCAGTCGACGAAGCCCGGCGTCTTCTTCGGCGGCGACGCGGCGTGGGGACCGGAGAACATCATCTGGGCGGTCGAGCACGGACACCAAGCCGCGATCTCGATCAACAACCACTGCCAGGGCACGTCGCTCGCCGACCGTCCGGCCGACGGCATGAACCTCGTGAGCTCGAAGGTCGGCATGCACTCGTGGAGCTACAGCAACGACTACAGCTCCGCGCAGCGGATGAAGATGAAGCACGAGGATCTTGCGACGCGCTTCAAGGGCCTCGGCGTCGAAGTCGAGCTCGGGTTCAACGCCGAGCAGACGGCCGCCGAGGTGCAGCGCTGCCTCAATTGCGACGTGCAGACGAATTTCACGGCGAGCCTCTGCATCGAGTGCGACGCCTGCATCGACGTTTGTCCTGAGAACTGCCTCACCATCATTCCCCAGGACGAGGCGGGCGACGACATCCGCCAGCACCTGTCGGCGCCGGCGACGAACCTGTCGCAAGACGTGTATACGTCGGCTCCCCTGCCGCAAACGAAAAGAATCATGGTGAAGGACGAGGACGTCTGCCTCCACTGCGGCCTCTGCGCCGAACGCTGCCCGACGGCCGCGTGGGACATGAGCAAGTTCGAACTTCTGATTCCATATGCCCATTAA
- a CDS encoding 2-oxoacid:acceptor oxidoreductase subunit alpha, with amino-acid sequence MPINDFAFKIGTVNGTGSASANGLLMQAIFRMGIPVTGKNVFPSNIQGLPTWYEIRVSEDGYTARPEHVDLVVALNPETYAKDVAAVRQGGYLLYDSSWPLDDKLVREGITILGIPFGKLCVENFEGDRNRTLLRNIVYVGALAGLLEFDMDVVGEMLREKFAKKRALLDANFRAIRLGFDYAKANYECPLPFHLKRLGVDKTKDSILIDGNAAGALGAVFAGATVGAWYPITPSTSLMEAFKDYCERFRVDPTTGERKYALIQAEDELAAAGMVIGAGWAGARSFTSTAGPGISLMSEFVGLAYYTEIPGVFFDIQRTGPSTGMPTRTQQGDLLSIAYLSHGDTKHIALFPANPGECFTMAVEAFDLAERFQTPVFVVSDLDIGMNDWMCPRFHWDDSYRPDRGKVLGPAELEKIEKFSRYLDVDGDGIAARTIPGASTRGGYFTRGSGHTKFGTYTEDAAEYQEVVDRLVKKMETAAKTVPAPEIRASGKRTDVGIVSIGGCHAAVVEAVDRLARDGVAVDYMRIRAFPFGPGVKEFIEAHPKCFVVEQNRDGQLRSLLAIETGLSRDSMSSVLDYGGLPLTADRVVAGVVGKNAQHVAPEPTRRETARV; translated from the coding sequence ATGCCCATTAACGATTTCGCGTTCAAGATCGGCACGGTCAACGGGACGGGGTCGGCCAGCGCGAACGGCCTGCTGATGCAGGCCATTTTCCGCATGGGCATCCCGGTCACGGGCAAGAACGTGTTCCCGTCGAACATTCAGGGACTCCCGACCTGGTACGAGATCCGGGTCAGCGAGGACGGATACACGGCACGCCCCGAGCACGTCGACCTCGTCGTCGCGCTCAACCCGGAGACGTACGCCAAGGACGTCGCGGCGGTGCGCCAGGGCGGCTACCTGCTGTACGACTCGTCGTGGCCGCTCGACGACAAGCTGGTTCGCGAAGGGATCACCATCCTCGGCATTCCCTTCGGCAAGCTGTGCGTCGAGAACTTCGAGGGTGACCGCAACCGCACGCTGCTCCGCAACATCGTCTACGTCGGCGCGCTGGCGGGGCTGCTCGAGTTCGACATGGACGTGGTCGGCGAGATGCTGCGCGAGAAGTTCGCCAAGAAGCGCGCGCTCCTCGACGCCAACTTCCGCGCGATCCGCCTCGGCTTCGACTACGCGAAGGCGAACTACGAGTGTCCGCTGCCGTTTCACCTCAAGCGGCTTGGCGTGGACAAGACCAAGGACAGCATTTTGATCGACGGCAACGCCGCCGGGGCGCTCGGCGCGGTGTTCGCCGGCGCGACGGTCGGCGCCTGGTATCCGATCACGCCGTCCACGTCGTTGATGGAAGCCTTCAAGGACTACTGCGAACGTTTCCGCGTCGATCCGACGACGGGCGAGCGCAAGTACGCGCTGATTCAGGCCGAAGACGAGTTGGCGGCAGCCGGCATGGTGATCGGCGCCGGTTGGGCCGGCGCGCGTTCGTTCACCTCCACCGCCGGCCCAGGCATCTCGCTGATGAGCGAGTTCGTCGGCCTCGCGTACTACACCGAGATTCCCGGCGTCTTCTTCGACATTCAGCGCACCGGCCCGTCCACCGGCATGCCGACGCGTACGCAGCAGGGCGACCTGCTGTCGATCGCGTACCTCTCGCACGGCGACACGAAGCACATCGCGCTCTTCCCGGCCAATCCCGGGGAGTGCTTCACGATGGCCGTCGAAGCCTTCGACCTGGCCGAGCGGTTCCAGACGCCGGTGTTCGTGGTGTCGGACCTGGACATCGGCATGAACGACTGGATGTGTCCGCGCTTCCACTGGGACGACAGCTATCGCCCCGACCGCGGCAAGGTGCTCGGGCCGGCCGAGTTGGAGAAGATCGAGAAATTCTCGCGGTATCTCGACGTGGACGGCGACGGCATCGCGGCGCGGACGATCCCCGGCGCGTCGACGCGCGGCGGATACTTCACGCGCGGCTCCGGGCACACGAAGTTCGGCACCTACACCGAAGACGCCGCCGAGTATCAGGAAGTCGTGGATCGGCTGGTGAAGAAGATGGAGACGGCGGCGAAAACGGTGCCGGCTCCGGAGATCCGCGCGAGCGGCAAGAGGACGGACGTCGGCATCGTCTCGATCGGCGGCTGTCACGCGGCGGTCGTCGAAGCCGTGGACCGGTTGGCGCGCGACGGAGTCGCGGTGGACTACATGCGCATCCGCGCGTTCCCGTTCGGGCCGGGCGTGAAAGAGTTCATCGAGGCGCACCCGAAGTGCTTCGTCGTCGAGCAGAATCGCGACGGCCAACTGCGCTCGCTGCTCGCGATCGAGACCGGCCTTTCGCGCGACAGTATGAGCTCCGTGCTCGACTACGGCGGGCTGCCGCTCACCGCCGATCGAGTGGTCGCCGGCGTCGTCGGCAAGAACGCGCAACACGTCGCCCCTGAACCGACGCGCCGCGAAACGGCTCGCGTCTGA
- a CDS encoding 2-oxoacid:ferredoxin oxidoreductase subunit beta, whose protein sequence is MTSIPKPAVRHPSLPKNSLGLTKRDYEGAMSTLCAGCGHDSITAALIQALWELEVPPHRAAKMSGIGCSSKTTAYFLRQSHGFNGVHGRMPALATGANAANRDLAYVGISGDGDSLSIGLGQMCHAIRRNVNMMYVLENNGVYGLTKGQFSASSDVGSKSKKGEPNLQPPIDPVLLALTLGATFVARSFSGDKAQLTPILKAAMKHNGFALVDVISPCVSFNDHDSSTKSYRYTREHYAELAPVDFVPLRREITADTGSSNGAGGGGEAVSVTMHDGSVVRFRQVAKEYDPRSRDGAYAHVREHLTRGEVVTGLLYIDEAGSDMHAVAKTSKTPLIELPYDELCPGSAKLSALMDEYR, encoded by the coding sequence ATGACCTCGATCCCGAAACCAGCGGTCCGCCATCCTTCACTCCCCAAGAACTCACTCGGGCTGACGAAGCGTGACTACGAAGGCGCGATGTCGACGCTCTGCGCCGGGTGCGGACACGACTCGATCACCGCGGCGCTGATCCAAGCGTTGTGGGAGCTCGAGGTTCCACCCCATCGCGCGGCGAAGATGAGCGGCATCGGCTGCTCGTCGAAGACGACGGCGTACTTCCTCAGACAGTCTCACGGGTTCAACGGCGTGCACGGACGCATGCCGGCGCTGGCGACCGGCGCGAACGCGGCGAACCGCGACCTCGCGTACGTCGGCATCTCCGGCGACGGCGACTCGTTGTCGATCGGGCTCGGCCAGATGTGCCACGCGATTCGGCGGAACGTGAACATGATGTACGTCCTCGAGAACAACGGCGTGTACGGCCTCACCAAGGGACAGTTCTCGGCGTCGTCGGACGTGGGGTCGAAGTCGAAGAAGGGCGAGCCGAATCTTCAGCCGCCGATCGATCCGGTGCTGCTGGCGCTCACGCTGGGCGCGACGTTCGTCGCGCGGAGCTTCTCGGGCGACAAGGCGCAACTCACGCCGATCCTCAAAGCGGCGATGAAGCACAACGGGTTCGCGCTGGTCGACGTGATCTCGCCGTGCGTGAGCTTCAACGACCACGACTCGTCGACGAAGAGCTACCGCTACACGCGCGAACACTACGCCGAGCTGGCACCGGTGGACTTCGTGCCGCTGCGCCGAGAGATCACGGCCGACACCGGCTCGTCGAACGGCGCTGGCGGGGGGGGGGAAGCAGTGAGCGTGACGATGCACGACGGAAGTGTCGTGCGCTTCCGGCAGGTCGCCAAGGAGTACGATCCGCGAAGCCGCGACGGCGCCTACGCCCATGTGCGCGAGCACCTGACCCGCGGCGAGGTCGTGACGGGGCTTCTCTACATCGACGAAGCCGGCTCGGACATGCACGCCGTCGCCAAAACGTCGAAGACGCCGCTCATCGAGTTGCCGTACGACGAGCTGTGCCCGGGCAGCGCCAAACTCTCGGCGTTGATGGACGAGTACCGGTAG